One Ctenopharyngodon idella isolate HZGC_01 chromosome 9, HZGC01, whole genome shotgun sequence DNA window includes the following coding sequences:
- the rif1 gene encoding telomere-associated protein RIF1 isoform X6 has protein sequence MMAAVPLSSASLLPLLECLEDEAAGLSEQTDAYITIANRLNGEEGRQFLPVVVKHFARLSKVLLVHISSENEELCQAALQALGFCVFHSLIVSVIPANISEDILSTLCNVVVKSKEKFTCTRALWVISKQNFPPEVASKKAPEILKSLEAMQTREVQSILIDHESLNVVIRLLEQAPSQMAAGAVCWAKLVIPLVVHSANKVRLRAAAALELGLPLLLEKQQEVAAIVEPMMSSMLIPEMQKLFASKNETNMLKLWPLFVKLLGKLLHKGGAFINSLLYLEELGFRNSSPNIKKIAFIAWKSLIDNFALNPDILCSSKRLKLLMQPLSSIQVRTEALLLTKLEVWWYLVVKLGPNLSTNFEQVGVPLLHSTLPPDPPLQSPTTPARTPNPSNGTPNTPKTGVPSCSTPSTTPRINLNSSMQSPQSYRSIQLLGLEMLLHWLVGPEVTAIAPKENLQLSLEPLTHPLLTSPSFFSRHASTLISATREGFITVGKHAPEVLLNLIWSNLIGSVSAAIEAGNKKERQGSEVLTLLLQALQSILSSDALPAERELLLLEATIKGIPQKVLGSAAYQVANMDVLNGTPALFLILLFYKSNQLSSFLEDERFFSSLETLVSCGFCGPTSPLAFGEAVLGAVSGRVEDVKNKKQLWRMWSVVVNPLTDTITQTNEVNQGDALEHNFSAIYSALMFPVFHLLPGSALPQVTQKAMISTWSRLYKAFARCSALVATAEENICCEELCAKISASLDSDSLKSLSMLDAIANILLIIIESIDFSPYTPQFQQKMKSPHTPLSWVRKRSKALGNLSTFHTLLMQTLDAFLSVDPSEESVEPTCGALNGLGLTVVSILSTLFTNITLPTFIQEVLFTLTKPLAQLYERFSSYDEPSKPSATLGHKLEKLATDLLGCLQTQLTLHNDEMIAVLSPLLCVLFPHKSKQIRTVVTQFWNATFGKALTLTYPEPLKSVLSQAKQKTPLILPGFEAVDAPDDCSGQYTGESSQLDPQISGVKMTSVGKRDSLLARAEELKGRGSVPVAKPVSMKLDFGSPKPLNREAIEEEASVDFVFIPPETKERVLTEHQKEVKRTKRVDIPALYNNLDASQDTSVFSQYTQSQEESMDKLTKDERDQPEEEPKVHLKEVTTSEEPSTDVKVTQGTTSDTPEKSMPNKAQTLENDRSPSSGISVDVSGHEKSGLEGTSPNVSSSSDMISGTPPKPNSRRQSFITLEKYVEGKSSPASVAFTGPPIRKSSRLDSSKSLECTPNDSQNQTTKEDSQKSQNISSTDPSAQNEKAREEDKDGIKSTGGHPCEGTDEEDLVPDTQTQVSSEASGVKSSPVSKASVEEQDSPEKDSQSFADSQSSQEPRRSSRRRSKPVRPGEDPGEVKGKEHVNQVADSTMTNTQKSVLAPPSSTLTGRRRSKVLEDTKVEGDQQKSKGMKSQSVSQIFSAESSQALPRASQTQSSPQSSPVTQSDSQSRERLPTLNESEGLSLGRLTKKTRTQLDESTDKEADENSENDPQNAASSLKKRHSQTPLSDSEADSQQTVRTRRTRRSESQLLEMSGLQTKEDLSQTDSQTVTMVKGRAMRRRTAEEETDSSRDVTSTVNADELSASQDSSQGLGRYRTRRSKGLLTTDNTESESPDSREDGPRPKKRLRKPLSTEVLPVATEPKFTEMVPDKEDVNIQSDVSIEMAQDEADLKPETSLGISVSETKEEQDDKEVLAPVSQPHEPISSEIVEIELKTDTDEKEIICDKGEGEEANSFSQAGSEDLKTDGLRKCPHTRGRGRGRRRSRSCNCFLNIQEVFSQNSDFQESQDLKNEEVPLAVDTQESQDLKNEQVPLAVDTQESQDLKNEQVPLAVDTQESQDLKNEQVPLDADTINSQPEQSSPTSVSEKSKSSAIADFPDADVQHFSDLPAQLLCEVSSSESPITKLGVIVSQLSEAEEGAQLELSNAMDESNNVFVKVLVVETNQLESSGCTDSPKHNKELDNPSVSQEPLQSSTPQDTSPSQGRPVEDASICQEQLESSHVQQEDAVKESEDLAVSETSGEKVVLPEESNGKELLDNNVALIEKDKDTQIDNQALSVDIQELSVLPQSSTSEACLDSPLKPKPLDALSGELEPGQSPSRNRSRVWSPSASPSTSILKKGQKRTCEEDTPSPLHKSRRVSFATPIYHQELADDIDRRSPVIRTSSPRSKVLSGQSKYITTPTKGYSSLSPRNLRSPGSKSSKKCLISEMSQEPHPIAKDCVYPALVGCSTPVEAVLPQISSNMWPRGFGQLVRARNIKTVGDLSALTPSEIKSLPIRSPKLSNVRKALKTYHEQQRKGRSDDLKSFDEMEKMTSEPEEMELPQNQDEEQTPGETQDDKPSEVGMDAGPMAEEKKCQDLLSDVVALGGRLTSEELGRCSPNHLGLMHEHLSGMMRSIVTHLQSRLLRNPDDSLP, from the exons ATGATGGCTGCAGTACCACTATCTAGTGCTAGCCTCCTTCCTCTTCTGGAGTGTCTGGAAGATGAAGCAGCTGGGCTGTCAGAGCAGACAGATGCCTACATCACCATCGCAAA CCGTCTCAATGGAGAGGAAGGGCGTCAGTTTCTGCCTGTGGTTGTAAAGCATTTTGCACGTCTTAGTAAAGTCCTTTTG GTTCATATCTCCAGTGAGAACGAGGAGCTGTGTCAAGCTGCACTGCAGGCTTTGGGATTCTGTGTCTTCCACTCACTCATTGTTTCAGTCATACCAG CAAATATTTCAGAAGATATACTGTCTACGCTCTGTAATGTTGTGGTCAAATCCAAGGAGAAGTTTACGTGTACGCGAGCAttatgggtgatttcaaaacagaATTTTCCGCCAGAGGTGGCATCCAAAAAG GCCCCAGAGATTCTCAAGAGTCTAGAGGCCATGCAGACCCGAGAGGTTCAGTCGATCCTCATTGACCATGAGTCCCTCAATGTCGTCATAAG GTTGCTGGAGCAGGCCCCCTCTCAGATGGCTGCTGGAGCTGTGTGCTGGGCCAAGCTGGTTATTCCTCTCGTGGTTCACTCAGCAAATAAAGTGCGCTTGCGTGCAGCAGCAGCCCTGGAACTGGGCTTGCCTCTTCTTCTGGAGAAACAGCAGGAGGTGGCAGCTATTGTAGAGCCAATGATGTCCTCT ATGCTCATCCCTGAAATGCAGAAGCTGTTTGCCTCTAAGAATGAGACGAATATGCTGAAGCTCTGGCCCTTGTTTGTGAAACTTCTGGGGAAG TTACTCCACAAAGGCGGTGCTTTTATTAATTCCTTGCTGTATTTAGAGGAGCTGGGTTTCCGCAACTCTTCTCCTAATATTAAGAAGATTGCTTTCATAGCTTGGAAGAGCCTCATTGACAATTTTGCCCTTAATCCAG ATATCCTGTGCAGCAGTAAGCGCCTGAAGCTCCTCATGCAGCCCCTCAGTTCCATCCAAGTCAGGACTGAagctcttctgctcaccaagctGGAGGTGTGGTGGTATCTCGTAGTCAAGCTCGGACCCAACCTGTCCACTAACTTTGAGCAG GTTGGCGTGCCTCTACTGCACAGCACACTTCCTCCTGATCCTCCACTGCAGTCCCCGACTACACCTGCTCGAACACCTAACCCAAGCAATGGCACCCCTAATACACCTAAAACAG GCGTTCCCTCCTGCAGCACGCCGAGCACTACTCCTCGCATCAATCTGAACAGCAGTATGCAGTCGCCTCAGTCCTACCGCTCCATTCAGCTCCTGGGACTAGAGATGCTTCTGCACTGGCTCGTGGGTCCAGAGGTCACGGCCATAGCTCCTAAAGAAAATCTTCAACTCAGCCTGG agccCCTGACACACCCGCTCCTCACCAGCCCTTCCTTCTTTAGCAGACATGCCTCTACCCTCATATCAGCCACCAGAGAAGGCTTCATTACTGTGGGAAAACATGCTCCAG AAGTACTACTTAATCTCATTTGGAGCAACCTGATCGGTTCTGTCAGCGCAGCAATAGAAGCTG GTAATAAGAAGGAACGACAGGGTTCAGAGGTCCTTACGCTTCTCCTACAGGCTCTGCAGTCCATCTTGTCCTCAGATGCTCTGCCTGCTGAACGTGAACTG CTTTTGTTGGAAGCCACCATTAAAGGAATCCCTCAGAAGGTGCTTGGTTCTGCAGCTTATCAAGTGGCAAACATGGATGTGTTGAAC GGTACACCTGCACTTTTCCTTATATTGCTATTCTATAAAAGTAACCAGCTTTCATCATTTCTTGAAGATGAGAG GTTTTTCTCAAGCCTGGAGACCCTTGTGAGCTGTGGGTTTTGTGGACCTACATCGCCCCTTGCATTTGGAGAGGCTGTTTTAGGAGCAGTTAGTGGGAGGGTGGAGGATGTTAAGAACAAAAAACAACTCTGGAGGATGTGGAGTGTGGTGGTAAACCCTCTGACGGACACCATCACTCAG ACCAATGAAGTGAATCAAGGAGACGCTCTGGAGCATAACTTCAGTGCCATTTACAGTGCCTTGATGTTTCCAGTCTTTCATCTCCTGCCTGGTTCAGCCCTACCCCAG GTCACTCAGAAGGCCATGATCAGTACTTGGTCCAGGCTTTACAAGGCATTTGCCCGCTGCTCAGCTTTGGTAGCCACAGCGGAGGAGAACATATGCTGTGAAGAGCTGTGTGCCAAGATCTCTGCCTCTCTTGACAGTGATTCTCTGAAA aGTCTGTCTATGCTAGATGCAATAGCAAATATCTTGCTGATCATCATTGAGAGTATTGACTTCTCTCCTTACACCCCACAGTTTCAGCAGAAGATGAAAT CTCCTCATACACCTTTGAGTTGGGTACGCAAGAGAAGCAAAGCTCTGGGGAATCTCTCGACCTTCCACACTCTCCTGATGCAGACTCTAGATGCATTTCTTTCTGTGGACCCCTCAGAAGAATCTGTAGAGCCCACCTGTGGAGCTTTAAATGGACTTGGCTTGACAGTGGTCTCTATCTTGTCTACTCTTTTCACTAATATCACATTGCCCACGTTCATACAAGAGGTGCTGTTCACCCTCACCAAACCACTTGCACAACTTTATGAACGATTCTCCAG ttATGATGAACCATCAAAGCCCAGTGCAACACTCGGACACAAG TTGGAGAAACTAGCCACAGACCTGCTTGGCTGTCTTCAGACACAGCTGACTCTGCACAATGATGAGATGATTGCTGTGTTGTCACCCTTGCTCTGTGTGCTTTTTCCGCACAAGAGCAAGCAAATTCGCACCGTGGTCACTCAGTTCTGGAATGCCACCTTTGGAAAAGCACTCACCTTGACTTACCCTGAGCCTCTTAA gtcTGTTTTAAGTCAGGCTAAGCAGAAAACTCCATTGATTTTACCTGGTTTTGAAGCCGTTGATGCTCCAGATGATTGCAGTGGACAGTATACG GGTGAGAGTTCTCAACTGGACCCACAAATTAGTGGGGTGAAGATGACCTCTGTTGGAAAGAGGGACTCTCTTCTGGCGAGGGCAGAAGAGCTTAAAGGAAGAGGCTCTGTACCTGTAGCAAAGCCAGTGTCT ATGAAGTTGGATTTTGGATCACCCAAGCCCTTGAATCGAGAAGCTATTGAGGAGGAGGCATCAGTAGATTTTGTTTTCATTCCACCTGAGACAAAGGAGAGAGTGCTGACTGAGCACCAGAAAGAGGTCAAAAGGACTAAACG GGTTGACATTCCTGCTCTCTATAATAATTTGGATGCCTCACAGGACACCAGTGTCTTTTCACAGTATACTCAGAGTCAGGAGGAGTCCAT GGACAAATTGACGAAAGATGAAAGGGATCAACCTGAGGAAGAGCCTAAGGTTCACCTGAAG GAGGTTACCACAAGTGAAGAACCATCCACAGATGTTAAAGTAACCCAAGGCACCACATCAGACACACCAGAGAAATCTATGCCAAATAAAGCTCAAACTTTAGAGAACGATCGTTCTCCATCCAGTGGCATCTCAGTTGATGTGAGTGGGCACGAGAAAAGTGGACTAGAGGGGACCAGCCCTAATGTATCGAGTTCATCTGATATGATATCTGGTACACCTCCTAAACCCAACAGCAGACGTCAATCGTTCATAACGTTAGAGAAATATGTTGAAGGGAAATCAAGTCCTGCAAGTGTTGCATTTACGGGTCCACCAATCCGGAAATCAAGTAGACTGGATTCTTCAAAGTCTTTGGAATGTACTCCAAATGACTCACAGAATCAGACTACAAAAGAGGACTCTCAGAAATCTCAAAACATAAGCAGCACTGACCCATCTGCTCAAAATGAGAAAGCAAGGGAAGAGGACAAAGATGGGATTAAGTCAACAGGAGGTCATCCTTGTGAAGGTACTGATGAAGAGGATTTGGTACCCGATACCCAGACCCAAGTATCTAGTGAAGCATCGGGTGTTAAGAGCAGTCCTGTGTCCAAAGCCAGCGTGGAGGAACAAGACTCGCCTGAAAAAGATTCACAGAGTTTTGCTGATTCTCAATCTAGTCAAGAACCAAGAAGGTCGAGCAGACGGCGGAGTAAACCGGTTCGCCCAGGGGAAGATCCAGGGGAGGTGAAAGGCAAAGAACATGTCAATCAGGTTGCAGACTCaacaatgacaaacacacagaaGTCAGTACTTGCACCACCAAGTAGCACGTTGACTGGAAGGAGGAGAAGTAAGGTTCTAGAGGACACTAAAGTTGAAGGTGACCAGCAGAAAAGTAAAGGAATGAAAAGCCAAAGTGTTTCACAGATTTTCTCTGCAGAGTCTTCACAGGCACTTCCACGGGCAAGCCAAACTCAGTCCTCTCCCCAGAGTTCACCTGTAACTCAGTCGGATAGCCAAAGCAGAGAGAGACTGCCAACTCTCAATGAGTCTGAGGGGCTGTCACTGGGTAGACTGACGAAGAAGACTAGAACACAACTTGATGAATCCACAGACAAGGAGGCAGATGAGAACTCTGAAAATGATCCTCAAAATGCTGCATCTTCTTTAAAAAAGAGACATTCACAGACacctctttctgattctgaggCTGATAGCCAGCAAACTGTCCGAACGCGAAGAACAAGGAGATCTGAATCCCAGTTACTGGAGATGTCTGGTTTGCAGACCAAAGAAGATTTGAGTCAGACAGACTCCCAAACAGTGACAATGGTGAAGGGAAGAGCTATGAGAAGGAGAACTGCAGAAGAAGAGACAGACTCTAGCAGAGATGTTACATCAACTGTAAATGCTGATGAGTTAAGTGCGAGCCAAGATTCCTCTCAAGGGCTTGGTAGATACAGAACTCGACGATCTAAAGGCTTGTTGACTACCGACAACACAGAGTCTGAAAGCCCTGATAGCAGAGAAGATGGGCCAAGGCCTAAAAAGAGACTTCGGAAACCCCTGTCCACTGAGGTGCTGCCAGTTGCCACAGAACCTAAATTTACTGAGATGGTGCCAGACAAGGAGGATGTTAATATTCAATCAGATGTTTCAATAGAGATGGCACAGGATGAGGCAGATCTGAAACCTGAAACTAGTTTGGGAATTTCAGTCAGTGAGACCAAAGAAGAGCAAGACGATAAAGAGGTCCTTGCCCCTGTTAGTCAGCCACATGAACCGATTAGCTCTGAAATAGTTGAGATAGAATTGAAAACTGATACAGATGAAAAAGAGATCATCTGTGATAAGGGAGAGGGTGAAGAAGCAAATTCATTTTCACAAGCTGGATCAGAAGATTTAAAGACTGATGGTTTGCGTAAATGCCCACATACCAGGGGACGGGGACGTGGACGTAGACGATCTAGGAGCTGCAACTGCTTTTTAAACATCCAGGAGGTGTTCTCACAAAACAGTGACTTTCAAGAATCACAGGATCTGAAAAACGAGGAG GTTCCACTTGCTGTTGACACCCAAGAATCACAGGATCTGAAAAATGAGCAGGTTCCACTTGCTGTTGACACTCAAGAATCACAGGATCTGAAAAATGAGCAGGTTCCACTTGCTGTTGACACTCAAGAATCACAGGATCTGAAAAATGAGCAGGTTCCACTTGATGCTGACACCATAAACTCTCAACCTGAGCAGTCAAGCCCAACATCCGTATCAGAGAAAAGCAAGAGCTCAGCAATTGCGGATTTCCCAGATGCTGATGTTCAGCATTTTTCAGACTTGCCTGCTCAACTCCTATGTGAGGTTTCATCTTCTGAAAGCCCCATTACAAAGCTTGGTGTAATTGTTTCTCAGCTGTCTGAAGCAGAGGAAGGAGCACAGCTTGAATTATCCAACGCAATGGATGAATCAAACAATGTGTTTGTAAAAGTCCTGGTGGTAGAGACAAATCAGTTAGAGAGTTCTGGGTGCACAGATAGTCCAAAGCACAACAAAGAATTGGACAACCCTTCAGTAAGTCAAGAACCTCTCCAAAGTTCAACACCTCAAGACACATCTCCAAGTCAAGGTCGCCCAGTGGAAGATGCATCTATATGCCAAGAGCAACTAGAGTCTTCACATGTCCAGCAGGAGGATGCAGTGAAGGAAAGTGAAGACCTTGCTGTTTCAGAGACGAGTGGAGAAAAGGTTGTGTTGCCAGAGGAGTCAAATGGCAAAGAATTACTTGACAATAATGTTGCTCTCATCGAGAAGGACAAAGACACTCAGATTGACAACCAGGCTCTTTCTGTTGATATACAAGAGTTGTCTGTACTACCTCAAAGTAGTACATCTGAAGCCTGCTTAGATTCTCCACTCAAGCCTAAACCTTTAGATGCTCTCAGTGGTGAGCTAGAGCCTGGCCAGAGCCCGAGCAGAAACCGATCTCGAGTATGGTCACCATCTGCTTCACCATCTACCAGTATTCTGAAGAAGGGACAGAAGAGAACATGTGAAGAAGATACCCCATCCCCCCTTCATAAG TCTCGCAGAGTGTCTTTTGCAACCCCAATTTACCATCAAGAACTGGCTGATGATATTGATAGACGTAGTCCGGTTATTCGCACAAGCTCACCTAGGTCAAAAGTCTTGAGTGGACAGTCGAAG TATATCACTACACCCACAAAAGGCTATTCAAGTCTAAGTCCACGTAACCTCCGTAGCCCTGGATCCAAAAGCTCTAAAAAATGCCTG ATTTCAGAGATGAGCCAGGAGCCACATCCTATTGCTAAAGATTGTGTTTATCCAGCACTTGTTGGCTGCTCTACCCCTGTAGAGGCTGTTTTACCGCAGATATCCTCCAACATGTG GCCTCGTGGCTTTGGTCAACTTGTTAGAGCCAGGAACATTAAAACAGTTGGAGACCTGAGTGCTCTTACCCCTAGTGAAATCAAGTCACTTCCTATTCGTTCACCGAAGCTGTCCAATGTGAGGAAAGCACTTAAAACCTATCATGAACAGCAG AGAAAAGGGCGTTCTGATGACCTCAAGAGTTTTGATGAAATGGAGAAAATGACATCTGAGCCTGAAGAGATGGAGCTTCCTCAAAACCAAGATGAGGAGCAAACACCAGGAGAGacacaag ATGACAAACCATCAGAAGTGGGAATGGATGCAGGACCGATGGCAGAGGAGAAAAAATGTCAAGATTTGCTCTCAGATGTTGTAGCACTTGGTGGACGCTTAACTTCAGAGGAACTTGGTCGCTGTTCACCCAACCACTTGGGCCTGATGCACGAACATCTGAGCGGAATGATGAGAAGCATTGTGACCCATCTGCAGTCACGCTTGCTGAGAAATCCTGATGATAGCTTGCCATAA